Genomic DNA from Penaeus monodon isolate SGIC_2016 chromosome 4, NSTDA_Pmon_1, whole genome shotgun sequence:
TGATAATAGTACTTAATAGTGTTATACAGATATCTATTGCTTATCCCACTCATGAGTCTATACCAATCCTCATCTCAGGATGAATGTAGAGTTAGCTgcttattttatcaaatattttatttgcCAAACATAACTTTGAAATACCATAGGTTTCCCTAGTAATTCAGTGTGTTAAGCAAGAGATATGCTATGAAGTTTTACCTGTCATCTGTACGATAAGTTTGacagtattttttgtttgttactgAAGGACTATAAACTTAAAGGTCATATTTAAACTAGATCTATAAGGAAGTATAATAATTTGTAGCTTGTTCATTTGTTAAAGTCTATCACTGTGAGACTGACAGAATACTCTTTATCAAGTTTTACTCTTAGTCTGATACTCTGTGATAATCTATGTTGTAATCTTGTTATGGTTGTATTatgcttttaatttttgttatacgATTTAGTGGTCAACATTTTGAGAAGTGATAGAACTTTATTGTTAGTGATATATGACATATTtagacatacatgtattatataaaacaaaaattctttGTACCCCCAAAGTAAAGTATATGAtagtttctttcttatctcttatgTTCCAGAGATAGACTGAGTATTATACTATTAGATGTTAACCTCATACAGATCAATAATCCATTGGTCGATACCAATTGGCTCTTTTTCTTGTGGGCAGTTATttactgtataatatttattttccagaTTTATTCCTTCATTAACCAATAatcaatttaaagaaaaatgataatacatgTACCCCAACTTTTTCAGTTgcgttttgtgtgtatgagtgacaCCCACAGTCTGACATCGCACATCCAGCTGGACATACCAGATGGTGACGTCTTCATTCATGCTGGAGATTTCACTCGATGTGGCAGTGCTGTTGAGGTAGAAGAATTTAACAACTGGATAGGTAATGTCTACAGagaatatgtacattatatttcatCACACCAATTGTATTTTTAGGCTGGAGAATTCAGTAAGTTCTAAATACCCAGTAATTTATTATGATATGTTTCTTAATTATCTTGCAATTTTGTATGttaaatatgtgatatatgtataagaaatcTGTCAGTGTTTCCTGCACAACTTACTTTAATTTTATGTGTATAGCTTTAGTGTATCatattggtgatatatatatcttaaagtcTGTTCTTTGTGGCTTTGTTCATGCAAGGCGTTAAGTTAAGTAACTTTGCAAGATTTTCCAAATGGAaaatcttgcattttttttatttagaaatacATATTAGGAACAGATATTAGTTCAGTATTTGTTGTtataaattaatttgtatttcttttattgatttacatattttttgcagGTGCTCTTCCACACAAGCACAAGGTTGTTATAGCTGGTAATCATGAGTTGAGCTTTGACAGCAAGTTCACAACCAGCACAAGACAACATCACAAAACAGCACATACAGGTATATTTCTTTGTCATGATGAATTTTATATAACCAAATGCATACTTGCAAacaaaagtgaggggaaaggaaaaatagatatagtaatatttaaaaatacagaGGAACTGGACAGATATGATATGAACTTACTATTTGATTACTTTTTCAGGGGACAGTCTTATCAACGAGATTCCAGACCTAGGGATGGAACGAGAGGAATTGTGTGCAGCTGTTGCCGAGCAAAACACAGTTGATTTGGTGACAAATGCCATCTACTTACAGGATCAGGCTCTTACAATTAGTGGGATCAGACTCTATGGAACACCATGGTAAATAGCCGTAGAAACTTTTGAACAGTGTCTGTAATTATAAAGTGTCACATTTTACAAGACCTCATTGCATGTGAAAAATAACACTGACATATGCATTAGAGTTTTTTGAAGATAGCTTTTACATGAACTATAAATActaacttttaaaaacccaataaagAGGATTACTTCATTTGCAATACTGTCACCTGCTAGACTGGAATGTAGTGGACTCTGAGGTAAAAGGCTGTTTTTTGAAGCTTGCAGTCAGTCCAGAGCACAGCAGCTTTCTTATAATAAATCACAAAGTAACCCAAAGCACAATGAGCAAGAAGTTTTAATGAGCAGAGTCAATTTTGAAAAATGTGTAAAGAAGTGGCTTTTGTTATTGGGAAATGCTTTTGTAAGTTGTGTAGAAGTATTTATGCGTTGGTATATtggtggtgaatatatatatatatatttttttttttcatttaaattaacTTAATACATGAACCATATAGATCTAAAATTGTTATAGCTCACAAAGAACATATTGTTTGCAaagcaatatttattatataatatttcagtaATTATTTGTCATAGGTGATACTTTCAGATTTTTTATAAGACAAAAGCAGAATATTAACCATGTGCTTATCCTCATCAGGCAGCCAGAGTATTGCAACTGGGCCTTCAATCTACCAAGAGGTACATCCTGTCTGGAGAAGTGGGATGCCATCCCCGAGGATACAGATATCCTGATCACTCACACCCCTCCTGTGGGTCATGGGGACCTCTGCTGCACGGGCGTGAGGGCAGGATGTGTTGACCTCCTGTCCACTGTGCAGACCAGGGTTAAACCTAAGTACCATGTATTTGGACATATTCATGAAGGTAAGTTTTTCCGAGAAATTCCTTCGTGTCGGCAGTTTTGTTCTTTTGGTTTTAGACAAAGTAAGaatccttttttcatttaattttctaatttctctttaaggttgtcttttttttcccccccttatagTTCATTATTTCTTCCGTGTTTAGGCCCTTCCTGAAGGAGTGAGGAATACTAAATGATTTAACTCAAACACAAAACTTACATCCGAAAtcaagttttattttcattatacatattttgtatgttgtatttttggttctgctttgtttctttatttcacaatatcttttaaaagtgagaatgataAAGTGACTGAAAGAATAATGTAAAATCTATTTaagaaaaatgctaatgatataaGATTACAGGTTAGCCAATGAATACTAGAAGTTTATGATATGTGTTGAAAAAAGATCTTTGGCAGTGACTCACATGAACTGACAGTTgtgtaatattattttctaaacctgtattatattattttacatcttcatttgtcattctctctcctaGGTTATGGTGTGACAACGGAcggaaaaattattttcatcaatgccTCGACTTGCAACATCAATTTTGTCCCCATCAATCCACCTATTGTGTTTGATGTTCCTATTCCCTCAGGCTTTTCAAAGTGACCAACCACCCATACTGCCTAGGATGGGGCTCATATAtggctgttttttgttgttaactATGGAAAACACCCAAGATACTGCAAAGATCTTGAGAATtgggtaagagagaaaaaaaggaaataactaaTATCAAGGAAGTAATGTTGGGATTTAGGCCTGAAACTGTATATAATTGCTGTGTGCTgagtattattgtatgtataagaTGGTAGAACTTCATTCATCAGCTCCCAATGTATGGAATTTTATAGAAATGATGTAGGAGGCTGTATGTATttagacaaacaaaaacacacacaaacaaacaagcaaatgcacacacacacacacacacacacacacacacacacacacacacacacacacacacacacacacacacacacacacacacacacacacacacacacacacacacacacacaacatacatacatacatacatacatacatacatacatacatacatacatacatacgtgtgtgtgtgtgtgtgtgtgtgtgtgtgtgtgtgtgtgtgtgtgtgtgtgtgtgtgtgtgtgtgtgtgtgtgtgtgtgtgtgtgtgtgtgtctgtctgtcttttaacACATTTCAGCAGCTGAAACTTTGTTACTGCTTATATCATAGCAAATTTTGATTGCTAAAAAGTCTTGTTGCATACTAGAGTATGCAAAATTTAATGATTGATATTTTGGCCCCTTTGATAGGGGCATGA
This window encodes:
- the LOC119569287 gene encoding metallophosphoesterase MPPED2-like translates to MSGGKVTVHPITNNPTQAWEQIRTTQRTIKLNVKTPTTPPDENMLRFVCMSDTHSLTSHIQLDIPDGDVFIHAGDFTRCGSAVEVEEFNNWIGALPHKHKVVIAGNHELSFDSKFTTSTRQHHKTAHTGDSLINEIPDLGMEREELCAAVAEQNTVDLVTNAIYLQDQALTISGIRLYGTPWQPEYCNWAFNLPRGTSCLEKWDAIPEDTDILITHTPPVGHGDLCCTGVRAGCVDLLSTVQTRVKPKYHVFGHIHEGYGVTTDGKIIFINASTCNINFVPINPPIVFDVPIPSGFSK